From the Prunus dulcis chromosome 4, ALMONDv2, whole genome shotgun sequence genome, one window contains:
- the LOC117624512 gene encoding choline-phosphate cytidylyltransferase 1-like, with protein sequence MEDQKQNSEERPVRVYADGIYDLFHFGHAGSLEQAKKLFPNTYLLVGCCNDETTHNYKGKTVMTEKERYESLRHCRWVDEVIPDAPWVLSQEFLDKHQIDYVAHDSLPYADASGSGKDVYDFVKSVGKFKETKRTDGISTSDIIMRIVKDYNQYVMRNLDRGYTRKELGVSYVREKRLRVNMGLKRLRERVKEHQEKVGEKIQIVTKTATMRRNEWVENADRLVAGFLERFEEGFHKMGTAIRDQIQERIKKRQFGGLLYEEDDDDEFYDDSEDERNDEDEK encoded by the exons ATGGAGGATCAGAAGCAGAATAGTGAGGAGCGACCAGTGAGAGTATATGCAGATGGCATATATGATCTCTTTCACTTTGGGCATGCTGGTTCTCTCGAGCAAGCCAAGAAGCT GTTCCCAAACACGTACCTGCTTGTTGGCTGCTGCAATGATGAAACTACCCACAATTATAAGGGCAAAACTGTTATGACCGAGAAGGAGCGCTATGAGTCACTCCGCCATTGCAG ATGGGTGGATGAAGTTATTCCTGATGCACCATGGGTGCTCTCGCAAGAGTTTCTTGACAAGCATCAGATTGACTATGTGGCACATGACTCTCTTCC CTATGCTGATGCAAGTGGGTCTGGAAAGGATGTCTATGACTTT GTTAAGTCCGTTGGAAAGTTTAAGGAAACAAAACGGACTGATGGGATTTCTACATCAGATATCATAATGAGGATTGTTAAAGATTACAACCAGTATGTGATGCGTAATTTGGACCGTGGGTACACAAGAAAGGAGCTAGGTGTTAGCTATGTGAGG GAAAAGCGACTGAGAGTGAACATGGGACTGAAAAGACTGCGTGAGAGGGTGAAGGAGCACCAAGAAAAAGTAGGAGAGAAG ATACAGATAGTAACAAAGACTGCTACAATGCGTCGTAATGAATGGGTGGAGAATGCTGATCGATTGGTTGCTGGATTTCTTGAGAGGTTTGAAGAAGGTTTCCACAAAATG GGAACAGCCATAAGGGACCAAATTCAAGAGCGAATAAAGAAGCGGCAGTTCGGAGGCCTTTTatatgaagaagatgatgatgatgagttcTATGACGACTCTGAAGACGAACGCAATGATGAAGacgaaaaataa
- the LOC117624513 gene encoding RING-H2 finger protein ATL74-like, whose translation MAQTPPPIPPIPPIPSPTSIRTLCDQDPHHDQLQPPNHLNSMVILAAIFCAFVCALGLNSMLQCVFQCANRALTEPVQWVASRRLNSGLKKEEMVALPTTTYSANLNTSPSSSSSSSSSGCAICLVDFSDGDKIRVLPKCNHWFHVACIDKWLLHHSSCPTCRHRLKSSGSMPSLAEIVTT comes from the coding sequence ATGGCTCAAACACCCCCTCCAATTCCTCCAATTCCTCCAATTCCTAGTCCAACATCAATCAGAACACTCTGTGATCAAGACCCTCATCATGATCAACTCCAACCCCCAAACCATCTCAATTCTATGGTCATCTTGGCAGCCATTTTCTGTGCTTTTGTATGTGCTCTTGGTCTCAACTCCATGTTACAATGTGTTTTTCAGTGTGCCAACCGTGCCCTCACCGAACCTGTCCAATGGGTAGCTTCGCGCAGGCTTAATTCAGGGCTTAAGAAGGAGGAAATGGTAGCTTTGCCCACTACAACTTATAGTGCCAATTTGAACACTtctccatcatcatcatcttcttcttcttcttccggTTGTGCTATTTGTTTGGTGGACTTTTCTGATGGGGACAAGATAAGGGTCCTGCCCAAATGCAACCATTGGTTTCATGTTGCATGCATTGACAAATGGTTGCTCCACCACTCTTCTTGCCCTACTTGCAGGCATAGGCTCAAGTCCAGTGGCTCCATGCCCTCTCTTGCTGAAATTGTCACAACCTAA
- the LOC117625027 gene encoding LOW QUALITY PROTEIN: polygalacturonase QRT3 (The sequence of the model RefSeq protein was modified relative to this genomic sequence to represent the inferred CDS: deleted 1 base in 1 codon) — MRPIPSAALCFFFFFFLVEEAKCSSYRQQMLSAFNHSKLPFSLAQASNVTRNGRVFYPIGYGADPTGAEDSTAALLKAVEEAFQLKSGLELLPGITDLGGVVIDLQGGNYKISQPLRFPSGAGNVVVQGGSLRGSSTFPGDRHLIELWSPSSQKLKQKATIASNAFFFDKAQNNNNVGIYYEDITFRDILFDSSFRGGGIFVVDSARIRITNCFFLHFTTEGILVQKGHETFISNTFLGQHSTVGGDKGERDFTGTAIDLASNDNAITDVVIFSAAIGIMLRGQANVVTGVHCYNKATGFGGIGILVKLAGNSQTRLDNCYLDFNAIVLEDPVQVHVTNGFFLGDANIVLKSVNGKVFGLNIVNNMFTGSSQVPIVQLEGQFGDIDQVVIDQNNVVGMGLKSTVGRLNVEGNGTKWVADFSSVLVFPNRINNFQYSFYTKGEDKFTAHAVTNVSNNVVVVESEKVVNGVVLWLFTSRPNSYIWLEVDFPKCM; from the exons ATGAGGCCCATCCCATCAGCAGCAttgtgtttcttcttcttcttcttcttggtagAAGAAGCTAAATGTTCTTCTTACAGGCAACAAATGCTGTCAGCATTCAATCATTCCAAGCTGCCCTTTTCACTGGCTCAAGCTTCAAATGTCACAAGG AATGGGAGGGTGTTTTACCCAATCGGGTACGGGGCAGATCCGACTGGAGCAGAGGACAGCACAGCTGCCCTACTCAAAGCGGTGGAGGAGGCTTTTCAACTGAAATCCGGGCTTGAATTGCTGCCTGGAATCACTGACCTGGGAGGCGTTGTTATTGATCTTCAAGGTGGAAATTACAAAATCAGCCAACCTCTAAGGTTCCCATCAGGTGCTGGCAATGTTGTg gTACAAGGAGGATCTCTACGAGGCTCATCCACATTTCCAGGGGACCGCCATCTCATTGAACTATGGTCACCAAGTTCccaaaaactcaaacaaaaagcCACCATCGCCAGCAATGCCTTCTTCTTTGACAAAGcccaaaacaataataatgtaGGCATCTACTATGAGGACATCACATTCAGAGACATTCTCTTCGATTCAAGCTTCAGAGGAGGAGGCATTTTCGTCGTGGATTCGGCCCGAATTCGAATAACCAACTGCTTCTTCCTCCACTTCACAACCGaaggcattttagtccaaaaaGGCCACGAGACCTTCATATCAAACACCTTCTTGGGGCAGCACTCAACGGTTGGAGGAGACAAAGGTGAGAGGGATTTTACAGGCACTGCCATTGACCTTGCCAGCAATGACAATGCCATTACTGACGTTGTAATATTCTCGGCTGCTATTGGTATTATGCTGAGGGGCCAGGCAAACGTGGTCACTGGGGTACATTGCTATAATAAGGCCACAGGGTTTGGTGGCATAGGCATTTTGGTAAAATTGGCAGGAAACTCTCAAACCAGATTGGATAATTGCTACTTGGATTTCAATGCCATAGTCTTGGAAGACCCAGTTCAAGTTCATGTGACAAATGGGTTCTTCTTAGGTGATGCAAATATAGTCTTAAAATCTGTCAATGGCAAGGTTTTTGGGCTAAATATTGTGAACAACATGTTTACAGGGAGCTCACAGGTTCCAATAGTCCAACTAGAGGGGCAGTTTGGGGATATTGATCAAGTGGTGATTGATCAGAACAATGTGGTTGGGATGGGGTTGAAATCAACGGTGGGGAGATTGAATGTGGAGGGCAATGGGACCAAATGGGTGGCTGATTTTTCATCTGTTTTGGTGTTTCCCAACAGGATTAATAATTTCCAGTACTCATTTTATACAAAAGGGGAGGACAAGTTCACAGCTCATGCTGTGACAAATGTGTCAAACAATGTGGTGGTTGTGGAGAGTGAGAAGGTGGTAAATGGTGTGGTT CTCTGGTTGTTCACCAGTAGACCTAATTCATATATATGGTTGGAGGTAGATTTCCCAAAATGTATGTAA
- the LOC117623967 gene encoding polygalacturonase QRT3, translating into MESTMPRKALTWSMLMGFASFIIIHAYAENSGGGHHFSGGGRFRDDMRKMQEFKASLIRHDSISAAPPPSVSPSPSPSYVDPPPGRNSARVYHVTSYGADPTGERDSTDALAEAIADAFRGPTEGFLIDGIANLGGAQISLEGGYYRISRPLRLPAAGVGNLMIHGGTLRASDDFPTNGYLIDLSASSSPNENEKTYESSISAQLSSSSSYSYEYITLRDLMLDSNYRGGGISVINSLRTSIDNCYITHFTTNGILVQSGHETYIRNSFLGQHITAGGDHGERNFSGTAINLMGNDNAVTDVVIFSASVGIMISGPANILSGVHCYNKATGFGGTGIYLRLPGLTQTRIVNSYLDYTGIVAEDPVQLDISNTFFLGDAYIVLKSMKGVANGVNIVNNMFSGSNKGVGIVQLDQSKGPFKDIGQIVVDRNNARGMNIKSTVGRRSVQGNGTSWTIDFNPVLLFPNFIKHVQYTLSTGGNAFPNHALRNVSNNRVVIESNVAVPASVFVTVDQGVAN; encoded by the exons ATGGAGTCAACAATGCCAAGAAAGGCTCTAACATGGTCGATGCTCATGGGGTTTGCCAGCTTCATCATAATTCATGCATATGCAGAAAACTCTGGTGGAGGTCATCATTTCTCCGGTGGAGGTCGTTTTCGTGACGATATGCGCAAAATGCAAGAGTTCAAGGCCTCGCTTATCCGCCATGATTCAATTTCTGCTGCACCACCACCTTCAGTCTCGCCCTCTCCTTCTCCTAGCTATGTTGATCCTCCACCG GGGAGAAATAGTGCACGTGTGTATCACGTGACATCGTACGGTGCTGATCCAACGGGGGAAAGAGACAGCACTGATGCACTTGCTGAGGCAATAGCAGATGCATTTAGAGGACCAACTGAAGGGTTCTTGATTGACGGAATTGCCAATCTTGGAGGTGCCCAGATCAGTCTCGAAGGTGGCTATTATCGCATCAGCAGACCACTCAGATTGCCTGCAGCTGGAGTCGGAAACCTTATG ATACATGGAGGAACATTACGAGCCTCGGATGATTTTCCAACTAATGGGTACCTGATTGATTTATCTGCTTCATCATCACCTAACGAGAATGAAAAAACTTATGAGAGCTCAATTTCTGCACAGCTTTCTTCATCCTCATCCTACAGCTATGAGTACATAACCCTAAGGGACCTCATGTTAGACTCTAACTACAGGGGTGGGGGCATTTCAGTCATAAACTCACTTAGGACCAGCATAGACAATTGTTACATAACTCATTTCACCACCAATGGGATCTTAGTCCAAAGTGGACATGAAACCTACATCCGAAATTCCTTCCTAGGCCAGCACATCACCGCCGGTGGTGATCATGGCGAAAGGAACTTTTCAGGCACGGCAATCAACCTAATGGGCAATGATAATGCTGTGACAGATGTGGTGATTTTTTCTGCTTCTGTAGGTATAATGATTTCGGGTCCAGCCAACATACTTTCTGGAGTACATTGCTACAACAAGGCCACTGGATTTGGGGGCACTGGAATTTATTTGAGACTTCCCGGGTTGACGCAAACCCGAATTGTGAATTCTTACTTGGACTACACTGGTATAGTTGCTGAAGATCCAGTGCAGCTTGATATCTCAAACACTTTCTTCCTTGGTGATGCTTACATTGTGCTAAAATCAATGAAGGGAGTTGCTAATGGGGTCAATATTGTTAACAACATGTTTAGTGGGTCCAATAAAGGGGTTGGAATTGTTCAATTGGACCAATCAAAGGGGCCTTTCAAGGACATTGGACAAATTGTTGTGGACAGGAACAATGCGAGGGGGATGAACATAAAGAGCACAGTTGGAAGGAGGTCTGTGCAAGGCAATGGCACCTCCTGGACCATAGACTTTAACCCAGTTCTTCTATTTCCTAACTTTATTAAGCATGTGCAGTACACGTTAAGCACCGGCGGCAATGCGTTCCCTAACCATGCCCTGAGGAATGTGTCGAATAATCGTGTTGTGATTGAGTCGAATGTGGCTGTTCCTGCTTCTGTTTTTGTGACAGTGGATCAAGGAGTGGCAAACTGA
- the LOC117623968 gene encoding allantoate deiminase 2 isoform X2, which translates to MAAMATVTHVTKITHHSAINPSSIFTSCFRNSLVLVCYLVLLLSSTISPSFGLSGVGEEDENRGSDLYPEILRDEVVARLHQLGVVSDGDGYLERTFMSPAAVRAGNLIREWMEDAGLRTWVDSLGNVHGRVEGRNASAEALLMGSHLDTVVDAGKFDGSLGIISVLAALKVLSINGKLGELSRPVEVIAFSDEEGVRFQSTFLGSAAVAGILPVSALKITDKSDVTIQDALKKNSIEITEENLLQLKYDPKSVWGYVEIHIEQGPVLEWVGFPLAVVKGIAGQTRLKVTMRGSQGHAGTVPMSMRHDPMAAAAEAIVLLESLCKHPQDFLPFDGHCKSFSMKSLSTSLVCTVGEISTWPSASNVIPGQHDADAVICDSELSSKLKSATYIGLKRMTGGAIQDEIPVVMSGAGHDAMALSHLTKVGMLFVRCRGGISHSPEEHVLDVDVWASGLAILAFIETQM; encoded by the exons ATGGCAGCCATGGCAACTGTTACACATGTCACCAAGATAACCCATCATTCAGCCATTAATCCCAGCTCCATTTTCACCAGCTGTTTCCGTAATTCATTGGTCTTGGTTTGCTATTTGGTGCTTTTGCTTTCTTCAACCATTTCTCCCTCTTTTGGGCTCTCTG gtgttggagaagaagatgaaaacagAGGGAGCGATTTGTACCCAGAAATTTTGAGGGATGAAGTTGTGGCAAGACTCCATCAGCTTGGAGTG GTAAGTGATGGTGATGGATATCTTGAGAGGACATTCATGAGCCCAGCGGCTGTGAGGGCAGGAAATCTTATCCGGGAATGGATGGAAGATGCGGGTTTGAGAAC GTGGGTTGATTCCTTGGGAAACGTACATGGTCGAGTTGAGGGAAGGAATGCTAGTGCTGAAGCTCTGTTAATGGGTTCCCATTTG GATACCGTTGTTGATGCTGGGAAATTTGATGGTTCACTAGGCATCATATCTGTGTTAGCTGCATTGAAGGTTTTGAGTATCAATGGGAAGTTGGGAGAACTAAGCCGGCCAGTTGAG GTAATAGCATTTAGTGATGAAGAAGGAGTAAGGTTTCAGTCTACATTCTTAGGCAGTGCTGCTGTAGCCGGAATTTTGCCAGTTTCAGCACTTAAAATAACCGATAAAAG TGATGTAACAATTCAAGATGCTCTTAAGAAGAACTCCATAGAAATTACAGAGGAGAACTTGTTGCAGCTCAAATATGACCCGAAGTCAGTCTGGGGTTATGTTGAG ATTCATATTGAACAAGGACCTGTACTAGAATGGGTTGGCTTTCCTCTAGCAGTGGTTAAAGGCATAGCTGGACAGACACGACTAAAG GTTACAATGAGAGGCTCTCAGGGGCATGCTGGAACAGTGCCAATGTCTATGCGACATGACCCTATGGCCGCTGCCGCTGAAGCGATTGTGTTATTAGAAAGTTTATGTAAACATCCTCAAGATTTTCTGCCTTTTGATGGCCATTGTAAAAGTTTCTCAATGAAATCACTTTCAACTTCACTAGTTTGTACTGTTGGAGAGATATCAACTTGGCCAAGTGCAAGCAATGTCATTCCAGGCCAG CATGATGCAGATGCAGTCATTTGTGATTCTGAGTTGAGTTCAAAGCTAAAGTCTGCAACTTATATTGGACTCAAGAGAATGACAGGTGGTGCCATTCAGGATGAAATTCCTGTTGTGATGAGCGGAGCAGGACATGATGCAATGGCTCTGTCTCATTTAACCAAg GTGGGAATGCTTTTTGTGCGCTGTCGAGGAGGCATAAGTCACTCCCCTGAAGAGCATGTATTGGATGTTGATGTTTGGGCGTCTGGTTTGGCAATTTTGGCCTTCATAGAGACTCAGATGTGA
- the LOC117623968 gene encoding allantoate deiminase 2 isoform X1, producing MAAMATVTHVTKITHHSAINPSSIFTSCFRNSLVLVCYLVLLLSSTISPSFGLSGVGEEDENRGSDLYPEILRDEVVARLHQLGVVSDGDGYLERTFMSPAAVRAGNLIREWMEDAGLRTWVDSLGNVHGRVEGRNASAEALLMGSHLDTVVDAGKFDGSLGIISVLAALKVLSINGKLGELSRPVEVIAFSDEEGVRFQSTFLGSAAVAGILPVSALKITDKSDVTIQDALKKNSIEITEENLLQLKYDPKSVWGYVEIHIEQGPVLEWVGFPLAVVKGIAGQTRLKVTMRGSQGHAGTVPMSMRHDPMAAAAEAIVLLESLCKHPQDFLPFDGHCKSFSMKSLSTSLVCTVGEISTWPSASNVIPGQVTFTVDLRTIDDMGREAVVYEFSNRMYQICDKRSVSCTIDRKHDADAVICDSELSSKLKSATYIGLKRMTGGAIQDEIPVVMSGAGHDAMALSHLTKVGMLFVRCRGGISHSPEEHVLDVDVWASGLAILAFIETQM from the exons ATGGCAGCCATGGCAACTGTTACACATGTCACCAAGATAACCCATCATTCAGCCATTAATCCCAGCTCCATTTTCACCAGCTGTTTCCGTAATTCATTGGTCTTGGTTTGCTATTTGGTGCTTTTGCTTTCTTCAACCATTTCTCCCTCTTTTGGGCTCTCTG gtgttggagaagaagatgaaaacagAGGGAGCGATTTGTACCCAGAAATTTTGAGGGATGAAGTTGTGGCAAGACTCCATCAGCTTGGAGTG GTAAGTGATGGTGATGGATATCTTGAGAGGACATTCATGAGCCCAGCGGCTGTGAGGGCAGGAAATCTTATCCGGGAATGGATGGAAGATGCGGGTTTGAGAAC GTGGGTTGATTCCTTGGGAAACGTACATGGTCGAGTTGAGGGAAGGAATGCTAGTGCTGAAGCTCTGTTAATGGGTTCCCATTTG GATACCGTTGTTGATGCTGGGAAATTTGATGGTTCACTAGGCATCATATCTGTGTTAGCTGCATTGAAGGTTTTGAGTATCAATGGGAAGTTGGGAGAACTAAGCCGGCCAGTTGAG GTAATAGCATTTAGTGATGAAGAAGGAGTAAGGTTTCAGTCTACATTCTTAGGCAGTGCTGCTGTAGCCGGAATTTTGCCAGTTTCAGCACTTAAAATAACCGATAAAAG TGATGTAACAATTCAAGATGCTCTTAAGAAGAACTCCATAGAAATTACAGAGGAGAACTTGTTGCAGCTCAAATATGACCCGAAGTCAGTCTGGGGTTATGTTGAG ATTCATATTGAACAAGGACCTGTACTAGAATGGGTTGGCTTTCCTCTAGCAGTGGTTAAAGGCATAGCTGGACAGACACGACTAAAG GTTACAATGAGAGGCTCTCAGGGGCATGCTGGAACAGTGCCAATGTCTATGCGACATGACCCTATGGCCGCTGCCGCTGAAGCGATTGTGTTATTAGAAAGTTTATGTAAACATCCTCAAGATTTTCTGCCTTTTGATGGCCATTGTAAAAGTTTCTCAATGAAATCACTTTCAACTTCACTAGTTTGTACTGTTGGAGAGATATCAACTTGGCCAAGTGCAAGCAATGTCATTCCAGGCCAG GTAACGTTCACCGTAGATTTGCGCACTATAGATGATATGGGACGTGAAGCTGttgtttatgaattttctaaCCGAATGTATCAAATATGTGATAAACGTTCAGTTTCTTGTACAATTGATCGTAAG CATGATGCAGATGCAGTCATTTGTGATTCTGAGTTGAGTTCAAAGCTAAAGTCTGCAACTTATATTGGACTCAAGAGAATGACAGGTGGTGCCATTCAGGATGAAATTCCTGTTGTGATGAGCGGAGCAGGACATGATGCAATGGCTCTGTCTCATTTAACCAAg GTGGGAATGCTTTTTGTGCGCTGTCGAGGAGGCATAAGTCACTCCCCTGAAGAGCATGTATTGGATGTTGATGTTTGGGCGTCTGGTTTGGCAATTTTGGCCTTCATAGAGACTCAGATGTGA
- the LOC117623968 gene encoding allantoate deiminase 2 isoform X3: MSPAAVRAGNLIREWMEDAGLRTWVDSLGNVHGRVEGRNASAEALLMGSHLDTVVDAGKFDGSLGIISVLAALKVLSINGKLGELSRPVEVIAFSDEEGVRFQSTFLGSAAVAGILPVSALKITDKSDVTIQDALKKNSIEITEENLLQLKYDPKSVWGYVEIHIEQGPVLEWVGFPLAVVKGIAGQTRLKVTMRGSQGHAGTVPMSMRHDPMAAAAEAIVLLESLCKHPQDFLPFDGHCKSFSMKSLSTSLVCTVGEISTWPSASNVIPGQVTFTVDLRTIDDMGREAVVYEFSNRMYQICDKRSVSCTIDRKHDADAVICDSELSSKLKSATYIGLKRMTGGAIQDEIPVVMSGAGHDAMALSHLTKVGMLFVRCRGGISHSPEEHVLDVDVWASGLAILAFIETQM, encoded by the exons ATGAGCCCAGCGGCTGTGAGGGCAGGAAATCTTATCCGGGAATGGATGGAAGATGCGGGTTTGAGAAC GTGGGTTGATTCCTTGGGAAACGTACATGGTCGAGTTGAGGGAAGGAATGCTAGTGCTGAAGCTCTGTTAATGGGTTCCCATTTG GATACCGTTGTTGATGCTGGGAAATTTGATGGTTCACTAGGCATCATATCTGTGTTAGCTGCATTGAAGGTTTTGAGTATCAATGGGAAGTTGGGAGAACTAAGCCGGCCAGTTGAG GTAATAGCATTTAGTGATGAAGAAGGAGTAAGGTTTCAGTCTACATTCTTAGGCAGTGCTGCTGTAGCCGGAATTTTGCCAGTTTCAGCACTTAAAATAACCGATAAAAG TGATGTAACAATTCAAGATGCTCTTAAGAAGAACTCCATAGAAATTACAGAGGAGAACTTGTTGCAGCTCAAATATGACCCGAAGTCAGTCTGGGGTTATGTTGAG ATTCATATTGAACAAGGACCTGTACTAGAATGGGTTGGCTTTCCTCTAGCAGTGGTTAAAGGCATAGCTGGACAGACACGACTAAAG GTTACAATGAGAGGCTCTCAGGGGCATGCTGGAACAGTGCCAATGTCTATGCGACATGACCCTATGGCCGCTGCCGCTGAAGCGATTGTGTTATTAGAAAGTTTATGTAAACATCCTCAAGATTTTCTGCCTTTTGATGGCCATTGTAAAAGTTTCTCAATGAAATCACTTTCAACTTCACTAGTTTGTACTGTTGGAGAGATATCAACTTGGCCAAGTGCAAGCAATGTCATTCCAGGCCAG GTAACGTTCACCGTAGATTTGCGCACTATAGATGATATGGGACGTGAAGCTGttgtttatgaattttctaaCCGAATGTATCAAATATGTGATAAACGTTCAGTTTCTTGTACAATTGATCGTAAG CATGATGCAGATGCAGTCATTTGTGATTCTGAGTTGAGTTCAAAGCTAAAGTCTGCAACTTATATTGGACTCAAGAGAATGACAGGTGGTGCCATTCAGGATGAAATTCCTGTTGTGATGAGCGGAGCAGGACATGATGCAATGGCTCTGTCTCATTTAACCAAg GTGGGAATGCTTTTTGTGCGCTGTCGAGGAGGCATAAGTCACTCCCCTGAAGAGCATGTATTGGATGTTGATGTTTGGGCGTCTGGTTTGGCAATTTTGGCCTTCATAGAGACTCAGATGTGA